The segment GGAGGTCTCGGCTCCATCTGGGGCGCACTCCTCGGAACGGCCACCATCAAGATCATCGTCTTCTGGCTCGGCACCGCCGCGACCACCGACGCCATGCCCGACTACGCACCCGCCGTCCTCAACTACGCCATCTACGGGCTCCTCCTCATCACCGTCCTCCTCTTCCTCCCCCACGGCGTCTTCCCCACCCTGCGGCGCAGGATCCAGACCCGCCTCACCCCCGCACCCGACAAGCCCACCCACTCCGACCCCGAACCCACAGCCCAAGGCGGTGACCTCCGTGCGTAACGACGGACTCGGATCCTGGCCCCACCGACGCTCCCGCCTCACACCCCACGCCACCGCCATCCGCTACCAAGACACCGCCCTCACCTACTCAGACCTCGACCAACGCACGACCGCCCTCGCCCACGCCCTCCAACGCCACGGCCTGGGCACCGGAGACCGCGTCGCCTACCTCGGCCCCAACCACCCCGCACTCCTCGAAACCCTCTTCGCCGCCGGCCAACTCGGCGCCATCCTCGTCCCCCTCAACACCCGCCTCAGCCCCACCGAAATCGCCCACATCCTCAACCACTCCGGCACCCGAGCCCTCATCTACGCACCCGAGACCACCGACACCGCCCGCACCGCCCTCCAGGCCACACCCTCGATCACCACCACCATCGCCCTCACCGATCCCCACCCCGGAGAGCTCGACTACGACGCCCTCATCACCACGCCCCACACCGGCCGACTCGACACACCCGTCACCCACGATGACGTCTGCATGATCATGTACACCTCCGGCACCACCGGCCACCCCAAAGGCGCCATGATCACCCACGGCAACGTCACCTGGAACTGCCTCAACGTCCTCATCGAAGTCGACGTCCACTCCGACGACACCACCCTCATCAGCGCCCCGCTCTTCCACGCCGCCGCCCTCAACATGACGTGCCTGCCCACCCTCCTCAAAGGCGGAACGGCCGTCATCATGCCCCGCTTCACCCCCGAAGCCGCCTTCACCGCCATCCACGAACACCGCGTGACCTGGATGTTCGGCGTCCCCGCCATGTTCGCCGCCATGGCCAACCACCCACAGTGGCCCCACGCCGACCTCACCAGCGTCCGCACCCTCGAATGCGGCGGCGCACCCGTCCCCGAACACCTCATCACCACATACGCCGACCGCGGACTCACCTTCCTCCAGGGCTACGGCATGACCGAAACCTCCCCCGGAGCACTGTTCCTCGGCGCCGACGCCGCACAACGAACCGGATCCGCCGGGAAGCCCTCCTTCTTCACCGACGTCCAACTCCGCCGTCCCGACGGCTCACCCCCCGCCACCGGAGAACCCGGAGAAGTGGTCGTCCAAGGCCCCAACGTGATGAAGGGCTACTGGGCCGACCCCGAAGCGACCCGCGCCCACGTCCGCGACGGCTGGTTCCACTCCGGAGACGTCGCCCGCGTCGACTCCGACGGCTTCCACTACATCGTCGACCGGTACAAGGACATGTACATCTCCGGCGGAGAGAACGTCTACCCCGCCGAGATCGAACGCGTCCTCACAGCACACCCCGACGTCGCCGACTGCGCCGTCCTCGGCGTCCCCGACCCCGCATGGGGGGAGGTCGGCAAGGCCTACGTCGTCGCCCACCGCGACAGCGACCCCACCCCCGACGACCTCACCGCGTTCCTCACCCAGCGACTGGCCCGCTACAAAGTCCCCCGGCACTACACCCGGATCGACGAAATCCCCCGCAACGCCGCCGGCAAGGCCCAGAAACACCGACTACCCAACCACTGACGGTCACCGCCCTGGGCCCAGCCCAACCAGGCGGCGACTCACCCCTTGTTCTTCGCCGCGGCCTTCAACCGCTTCTTCTCCGCACGCACCTCGTGCAGGGTGTTCTCATCCACCACGTCCGCGATCGAACGGCGGGAGCCCTCCCGGCCATAGTCCCCGGCGGCCTCACGCCACCCCGGAATATCGGCGCCC is part of the Spiractinospora alimapuensis genome and harbors:
- the menE gene encoding o-succinylbenzoate--CoA ligase, coding for MRNDGLGSWPHRRSRLTPHATAIRYQDTALTYSDLDQRTTALAHALQRHGLGTGDRVAYLGPNHPALLETLFAAGQLGAILVPLNTRLSPTEIAHILNHSGTRALIYAPETTDTARTALQATPSITTTIALTDPHPGELDYDALITTPHTGRLDTPVTHDDVCMIMYTSGTTGHPKGAMITHGNVTWNCLNVLIEVDVHSDDTTLISAPLFHAAALNMTCLPTLLKGGTAVIMPRFTPEAAFTAIHEHRVTWMFGVPAMFAAMANHPQWPHADLTSVRTLECGGAPVPEHLITTYADRGLTFLQGYGMTETSPGALFLGADAAQRTGSAGKPSFFTDVQLRRPDGSPPATGEPGEVVVQGPNVMKGYWADPEATRAHVRDGWFHSGDVARVDSDGFHYIVDRYKDMYISGGENVYPAEIERVLTAHPDVADCAVLGVPDPAWGEVGKAYVVAHRDSDPTPDDLTAFLTQRLARYKVPRHYTRIDEIPRNAAGKAQKHRLPNH